The nucleotide window ACGTCGCGATCGTCATCACCATCACGTCGCGGTTTTTGACGTGTGAGAGTTCGTGGGCCAGCACGCCCTCCAGCTCCTCGCGGTCGAGCGTGTTCATGATCCCCGTCGTGACGCAGACGGTTGCGTTCGACGGCGAGCGCCCGGTCGCGAACGCATTCGGCGTTCGCGTGTCCGAGACCGCAATGGTGGGTTTGGGGAGGTCGGCCTGTTGGGCGAGCCGGCCGATCGTGGCGTGGAGTTCGGGATACTCCTGTTCGGAGACCTCGTGGGCACCCATGCTCCGGAGGGCGAGCTTGTCGCTGAAGAAGAACTGTCCACCCATGAACAGCGCCATGATACCCACGGTCCCGACGAGCCCGATGTCGGAGTACGCGAGCACGCCGAGGAAGACGGCGTACAGCGCGAGCAACAGGACCATCGTCAGTCCCATTCGGGCCCGAAGACCCCAATCAGTCTTCCATTCCATGAACTAGAAGTAAGCGCTCGATTCATAAGATTCCGTCGTTCTCGACCGGGAATCGCGGCGGTGGCCGGGGCTCACGTGGTCACGAAAAACGACGAAACGGGCGCGTGACACGGCGCTTAACCGCCGCGAGGCGCTACGACGGCCAATGAGCCACTCACGCCAGTTCTGTCCTCGCTGTGGCGATCCCGTCGAGATCGAGCGCGAGAACGGCGAACGGACGCCGCTCTGTGCGAGTTGCTACTTCGACGAGTTCGAACTCGTGGACGCGCCCGACCGCATCGAGGTGCTCGTCTGTGCGACCTGCGGGGCCGTCAGGCGCGGCAACCGCTGGGTCGACGTCGGCGCGCGCGACTACACCGAGATCGCGATCGACGAAGTCACCGAGGCCATCAGCGTCCACGTCGCCGCCGACGAGTTCTCCTGGCAGGTCGATCCGGAACAGGTCGACGAAAACACCGTCCGGATGCACTGCTATCTCTCGGCGATCGTCCGCGGCGAGTCGGTCGAGGAGGACGTGACGGTGCCCGTCAAGATCTCACGGGGCACCTGCACGCGCTGCGGGCGCATCGCCGGCGACTACTACGCGAGCACTGTCCAGATCCGAGCGCGCGGGCGCACGCCGACCGACCAGGAGACCCAGCGCGCGCTCGATATCGTCACCGACTACGTTGCCGAGCGCGAGGCCGACGGCGATCGCGACGCGTTCATCACCGAGATCGACGAGACGAGCGACGGCGCGAACGTCAAGCTCTCGGCGACCAAACTCGGTCAGGGCGTCGCCGAACGCATCGTCCGTCGGTTCGGCGGCGAGATGGACGAATCGGCGACGCTCGTCACCGAGGACGAGGACGGTGACGAGGTCTATCGCGTCACCTACGCCGTCCATCTGCCGGAGTTCACGCCGGGCGACGTCATCGACGTCGACGACGACGGACCGGTGTTGGTCGAGAGCGTCCGCGGCAATCTGAAGGGCGTCCGCGTGACGACGGGCGACCACTACGAGGCTGCCTTCGAGGACGGGATCGCGCCCGAAGCGACGCGTCTCGGCCGGCGTGCGGACGCCGAGGAGACGACGCTCGTCGCCGTCGAGGACGAGCGGGCCGTCCAGGTGTTGGACCCGGAGACCTACGCGGCGGAGACGATCCCGCGACCGTCGTATCTCGATCCCGACGCCGACACCGTCCCGGTGCTCAAGAGTCGTGCAGGGCTGCACGTGCTGCCGGCGGCCGAAACCGACTAATCGCCCGGGCCACTAGTCGACCCATGAACCGCCAGCAGCTGTTCGCCATCCTGTTCGTCCTCATGATGGTCGGCTCGTCGTTCACGTACGTGGTCTCGCTCGTCTGAGCAGTTCGACCGGACGCTCTTTTGTACCCCGTCCCTGAAGGTGGGGGCATGCCGCTCGAACCCATCGCGGCCGGCCCGTGGGCGCTGGTGCCGGCGCTGCTGGCTATCTCGCTGGCGTGGTACGTCCGGGACGCGCTCATCGGCCTGTTCGTCGGGATCGCCGGCGGTGCGGTCGTTTACGGACTCTTTCGCCCCGAAGTCGTCGGTGTGCCGCCCGGGCTCGACGGCCCATTGGGAACGCTCCTCGGCGGCCTACTCGGCATCACGGTGATCCCCGAACTCGTCGCCACGTCGCCGCTGTTCGCCGATCCCTGGTACGTGAAGAACGTGCTGCTCGCCCTCTTCGCGATTGGTGGCCTGATGGGGCTGATGATCCGCGCCGGGGCGATCCGCGGCGTGCTGGAGGCGCTCGCCAGCCGCGTCGAGTCGCCGGCCGACGCCGAGAAGGCCTCCTTCCTCGCAGGAGTCATCATCCACATCGACGATTACTTCAACTGTTTGGTGGTGGGCTCGATGATGCGCCCGCTGACCGACGAACACGACGTCTCGCGGGCGAAGCTCGCCTACTACGTCGATAGCGCCGGCAGCCCGGCCGCCCGCCTCGCCTTCTACTCGACCTGGGGCGTCGCGCTCGTCGGGTTCATCGGGGCCGGCATCACCGCCGCTGCGAAACAGAACGTCCTCCCCGCCGGGATGTCGGGCTACGTCACACAGACCGGCGACGGCCTCCAGGCGGCCACGGATGCCGTCTGGCCGCTGTTTTTCAACACGCTCGGGTTCGCCTTCTACTCGTGGGTCGCGCTCGTCGTCGCCGCGCTGGTCGCCTGGCAGGTCATTCCAAACATCTTCGAGATGGGCGAGGAGGAAGAGCGCGCCCGCAACGGCGGTGGCGTCGTGGGGCCCGACGACGATCCGCTGGTCTCCGACGAGATGGCGAACTACGAGATGTACGAGGGCGCGACCCCCGACTGGCGCAACTTCGCCATCCCCGTGCTCACCATCGTCGGCATCGGCCTGCTGGCGATGTTCTGGCGCTCCTCGCCCGTGCTGAACGCGCCACGGATGACGTCCGTTCTCTCGGCGTTCGGCTCCGAGCTGCTCGTCCCCGCGGGCGGCCCGTGGTCGCTCAACATCGGCGAGATCCGGCTCGGACTCGCGTCGATGATGGGGCTGCTCGTCGGCTTCGTCCTGTTCAGAGCCCGGGGAGACATCCCCTCGAACGCCGACGCGACCGACGCGATGGTCAACGGATTCAAGGGCATCTTCCTCGCGGCCGCGATCCTCACGCTCGCGATCACCATCCAGAACACCGTCTCGACGCTCGGCATCTCCTCGTTCGTCACCGACTGGTTCCAGGGCGTTCCCGTGGGACTCATCCCGGTGCTCGTCTTCGCCGTGACGGCGTTCGTCAGTTTCTCCGACGGGAGTTCGTGGGCAACCTACGGCATCATGTTCCCGATCGTCATCCCCGTGGCGTTCACCACCGGCGCGAACCTCCCGCTCGCCCTCGGCGCGGTGCTCTCGGGCGGGATCTTCGGCGATCACTGCTCGCCGATCTCCGATACCACAGTATTATCCTCGTCGACCAGCGGTGCGGACCACATGGTCCACGTCAAAACACAGATCCCCTACGCGCTCATCTGTGCGGCGATCGCCGGCACGCTCTTCCTCGTGCTCGGCTTCCTCGTTCCGGGGGATTTCTCGCTCATCCCGTACTGATCGGGTCGCCGCCTGCGATCCTCACTCCCCACTCTTCATTCAGTCGTCCTGTGGCGTACCGGCCGGCTCGCTACTGCCCGACCAGACGCTCGCGGTGCGGTCGATGCCGTTGTAGACGTGTGCGACGAGCGTCGTCACCGCCAGATCACCGGTGACGTTGTTCATCGTCCGGAGGCGATCGAGTAGCGGGTCAACGCCGGCGACCATCCCGACCACCTCCAGCGGGAGTCCCAACTGCGTGAGCACGAGCGTCAGCATGATGAGCCCACTGCCCGGCACGCCCGCCGTCCCGATGCTCGCGAGCAGTGCGGTGACGACGACGGTGAACTGTTCGCCGAGCGTGAGCGCCTGACCGACCAGGTTCGCCGCGAAGATGGCGGCCACACCCTGATACATCGCAGTGCCGTCCATGTTGATCGTCGCTCCCAGCGGCAGCGAAAAGCTGTAGATCTCCTCGTCGATGCCGAAGTTCTCGTCGGCGTTGCTCATCGTTACTGGTAATGTTCCGCTCGACGAGCGAATACTGAGCGCCGTCACCATCGCCTCGCGCGCCCCGCGGAGGAACGTGATCGGCGACTCACCGAGGATGCCGCGCTGGATCACGAGGAGATAGGTGAGTCCGATGTGGACGCCGACGGCGAGCGCGAGCGCGCCGATGAGTTTCGCGTACGGCACGATGGCGTCGACGCCCGCCGTGCCGAAGGTGGCGGCCATCAGCGCGAACACGCCGACGATGCCGAACTCCATGACGCCCCAAACGATCTTGAACATCGCCTCTGCACCCGCCTCGACGACGTCGAAGATCGTCTCGACGCCGCGGTGGACGGCGGTGTCGGCGTCGAACTCCTCCTGGAGAAGTGCGAGCGCGATACCGAAGACGAGCGTGAAGAAGATCACCGGCAGGATGTCGCCCTCGGCCATCGCGCCGAGCGGGTTCGTCGGCACGATTCCCAGCAGGACTTCGCCGATGTTCGGAGCCTGTTTCGTCTGAACGTCCGTGCTGACGACGTCGAGGCCGACGCCGGGATCGACGAGGTTGCCGATGGCGAGCCCGATGACGATCGCGATCGCGGTCGTCACGACGTAGCACAGAACCGTGACGCCACCGATCCGTCCGAGCGTCGACGGTGTGAGCCGCCGTGCGCCCATCAACAGCGTGAAGAAGACGATCGGGACGATGATCATCTTGAGCAGTCGGACGAACAGATCGCCGATCGGCTGGAGCGCCGTCAGCGGCTGGCCGCCGATCAGCCCCGCCAGCGAGCCGAGAACGAACCCCGTACCGATGCGGTAGACGATCGGTATCGAGCGATAGCGTGACCAGAGAGACGATGCCGAGGATGACATACACTGTCGTCCATGCGAGATAGCGATGAACGTTTCGGACGATCCTCGTATCGAAGCACGCTACCATCGGTCAATCGGAGTCGGATGAACGACCGGCTCACGGCGCGAATTCCTTCGGCTTCAGTCTGTGCCCCAGACATCCGCGAGCGGGTGGTCGTCCGGGTTCG belongs to Halococcus qingdaonensis and includes:
- a CDS encoding 60S ribosomal export protein NMD3, encoding MSHSRQFCPRCGDPVEIERENGERTPLCASCYFDEFELVDAPDRIEVLVCATCGAVRRGNRWVDVGARDYTEIAIDEVTEAISVHVAADEFSWQVDPEQVDENTVRMHCYLSAIVRGESVEEDVTVPVKISRGTCTRCGRIAGDYYASTVQIRARGRTPTDQETQRALDIVTDYVAEREADGDRDAFITEIDETSDGANVKLSATKLGQGVAERIVRRFGGEMDESATLVTEDEDGDEVYRVTYAVHLPEFTPGDVIDVDDDGPVLVESVRGNLKGVRVTTGDHYEAAFEDGIAPEATRLGRRADAEETTLVAVEDERAVQVLDPETYAAETIPRPSYLDPDADTVPVLKSRAGLHVLPAAETD
- the htpX gene encoding zinc metalloprotease HtpX, with the translated sequence MEWKTDWGLRARMGLTMVLLLALYAVFLGVLAYSDIGLVGTVGIMALFMGGQFFFSDKLALRSMGAHEVSEQEYPELHATIGRLAQQADLPKPTIAVSDTRTPNAFATGRSPSNATVCVTTGIMNTLDREELEGVLAHELSHVKNRDVMVMTIATFLSTLAFMIVRWGWLFSGNRDEGGAPVMVAILVSMVVGVVSFLLVRVLSRYREFAADRGGAIITGKPAALASALMKIDGRMDKVPSDDMRQQADMNAFFIIPVSAGALGKLLSTHPSTENRIERLRDMERDLETA
- a CDS encoding dicarboxylate/amino acid:cation symporter encodes the protein MSSSASSLWSRYRSIPIVYRIGTGFVLGSLAGLIGGQPLTALQPIGDLFVRLLKMIIVPIVFFTLLMGARRLTPSTLGRIGGVTVLCYVVTTAIAIVIGLAIGNLVDPGVGLDVVSTDVQTKQAPNIGEVLLGIVPTNPLGAMAEGDILPVIFFTLVFGIALALLQEEFDADTAVHRGVETIFDVVEAGAEAMFKIVWGVMEFGIVGVFALMAATFGTAGVDAIVPYAKLIGALALAVGVHIGLTYLLVIQRGILGESPITFLRGAREAMVTALSIRSSSGTLPVTMSNADENFGIDEEIYSFSLPLGATINMDGTAMYQGVAAIFAANLVGQALTLGEQFTVVVTALLASIGTAGVPGSGLIMLTLVLTQLGLPLEVVGMVAGVDPLLDRLRTMNNVTGDLAVTTLVAHVYNGIDRTASVWSGSSEPAGTPQDD
- a CDS encoding Na+/H+ antiporter NhaC family protein, with amino-acid sequence MPLEPIAAGPWALVPALLAISLAWYVRDALIGLFVGIAGGAVVYGLFRPEVVGVPPGLDGPLGTLLGGLLGITVIPELVATSPLFADPWYVKNVLLALFAIGGLMGLMIRAGAIRGVLEALASRVESPADAEKASFLAGVIIHIDDYFNCLVVGSMMRPLTDEHDVSRAKLAYYVDSAGSPAARLAFYSTWGVALVGFIGAGITAAAKQNVLPAGMSGYVTQTGDGLQAATDAVWPLFFNTLGFAFYSWVALVVAALVAWQVIPNIFEMGEEEERARNGGGVVGPDDDPLVSDEMANYEMYEGATPDWRNFAIPVLTIVGIGLLAMFWRSSPVLNAPRMTSVLSAFGSELLVPAGGPWSLNIGEIRLGLASMMGLLVGFVLFRARGDIPSNADATDAMVNGFKGIFLAAAILTLAITIQNTVSTLGISSFVTDWFQGVPVGLIPVLVFAVTAFVSFSDGSSWATYGIMFPIVIPVAFTTGANLPLALGAVLSGGIFGDHCSPISDTTVLSSSTSGADHMVHVKTQIPYALICAAIAGTLFLVLGFLVPGDFSLIPY